In a genomic window of Sulfuriferula nivalis:
- the gloB gene encoding hydroxyacylglutathione hydrolase encodes MDTHLHIHPIPAFKDNYIWIIHNNQHAIVVDPGDAAVVLAYLIKHQLNLTAILITHHHHDHIGGIAKLVDTYAVPVYGPALENIPHRTHALREGDIVHIASLNLNLKTLDIPGHTAGHIAYYGANSVFCGDTLFGCGCGRLFEGTPAQMLASLSKLAQLPADTAVYCAHEYTLSGINFALTLESENVALQQRLQHDQALRDQDLPTLPSTLAIEKATNPFLRCHLPSIQIRMGFAINADNTLATFTAVRTLKDNS; translated from the coding sequence ATGGATACCCATTTACATATACATCCCATTCCCGCATTTAAGGATAACTATATTTGGATTATCCATAACAACCAGCATGCCATCGTTGTTGACCCCGGCGATGCTGCTGTTGTGCTGGCATACTTAATCAAGCATCAGCTCAATTTAACAGCCATACTCATCACCCATCATCATCATGACCACATCGGTGGTATCGCCAAGCTTGTAGATACGTATGCAGTTCCAGTGTACGGACCTGCTCTGGAAAATATTCCTCACCGCACACATGCGCTACGAGAAGGTGACATAGTTCATATTGCATCTTTAAATTTAAATTTAAAAACATTAGATATCCCGGGGCACACTGCTGGGCACATTGCCTACTATGGTGCGAACAGTGTTTTTTGTGGTGACACATTATTCGGCTGTGGTTGTGGTCGATTATTCGAAGGCACACCCGCTCAAATGCTCGCGTCACTAAGCAAGCTCGCCCAACTTCCAGCAGACACTGCTGTCTATTGCGCCCATGAATATACACTGAGCGGCATAAATTTTGCGCTTACACTAGAATCCGAAAATGTAGCATTACAGCAACGTTTACAGCACGACCAGGCCTTACGCGATCAAGACTTACCTACACTACCCTCTACGCTGGCTATAGAAAAAGCCACAAACCCATTTTTACGCTGCCACTTGCCCAGCATTCAAATCAGGATGGGGTTTGCCATAAACGCTGATAATACCTTGGCAACATTCACAGCTGTAAGAACCCTTAAAGACAATTCCTGA
- a CDS encoding class I SAM-dependent methyltransferase, whose translation MTFAEWTQTPLGQYLYQRELAYFDDAVADLFGFNAVQVGNPQWDLLRNSRIAHRFQAYSEHAHVLVDPMHLPFATQSIDLLVLPHVLEFSDYPHQILREAERVLIPEGNLLISGFNPRSLWGMYRWMLRNAHTYPWTGDFINLTRLKDWLALLNCDVVTGRMCCYAPPLHNASLMQRFDFMELAGDRWWAKGGGVYFIHAVKRVHSMRLIMPRWKNSAQVAGALRPANRSMQSESCDE comes from the coding sequence ATGACTTTTGCTGAGTGGACGCAAACCCCGTTAGGGCAATATCTTTATCAACGTGAATTAGCGTATTTTGATGACGCTGTCGCTGATTTATTTGGTTTCAACGCAGTGCAAGTGGGTAACCCACAATGGGATTTATTGCGGAATAGTCGCATTGCACATCGTTTTCAGGCTTATTCTGAACATGCGCATGTGTTGGTTGATCCCATGCATCTGCCATTTGCAACACAATCTATCGATTTACTTGTTTTGCCCCACGTATTGGAATTTTCTGATTATCCCCATCAAATTTTGCGTGAAGCGGAGCGGGTGCTTATTCCCGAAGGGAATTTGTTGATTAGCGGTTTTAATCCCAGAAGTTTGTGGGGAATGTATCGTTGGATGCTGCGTAATGCGCATACTTATCCGTGGACTGGTGATTTTATAAATCTGACTCGTTTGAAAGATTGGTTGGCACTGCTGAATTGTGATGTGGTGACAGGGCGTATGTGCTGTTATGCGCCACCTTTGCACAATGCCAGTTTGATGCAACGTTTTGATTTCATGGAGTTGGCGGGTGACAGGTGGTGGGCAAAGGGTGGGGGTGTGTATTTTATTCATGCGGTAAAACGTGTGCATAGTATGCGGTTAATTATGCCTCGCTGGAAGAATTCTGCCCAAGTAGCAGGTGCATTGCGCCCGGCAAATCGAAGTATGCAAAGTGAAAGTTGTGATGAGTGA